GCTTTAGGAAAGCTATGGACCTCTTGGGTCAAGATGGTTATGTAGTTGCCGTAATAGGCGATGGTGCCATGACTGCAGGTATGGCCTACGAAGCCCTCAACAACGCAGGACATCTAAGACCTAACAGGTTCATCGTCATACTCAACGACAACGAGATGTCCATATCTCCCAACGTGGGAGCCATATCCACGTACCTTAGCAGGATAATAAGCGGTGAGTTTGTGCAACATGCAAGGCAGAAGGTTAAAAAGCTATTAGAACACATAAAACCAGCAGATAGGATAGCCAAGCTTACTGAGGAGTTCCTAAAAGGCCTCATATCGCCCGGAGTGATCTTCGAAGAGCTTGGCTTCAACTACATAGGACCTATAAACGGTCATGATCTTAGGGCTTTAGAGCAGACCTTGAAGAACGTCAAACACATTGAGGGTCCAGTACTCCTTCACGTGTACACAAAGAAGGGTAAGGGTTACAAGCCTGCCGAGAACGACCCCGTAACCTGGCACGGAGTTGCCCCCTACAAGAGAGAATCAGGAGAGTTTATAAAGAAGCCTTCACCACCCACATGGACTTCCGTGTTTTCAAAGGCTATAGTTGAACTCGCCCAGATGGAGCCAAGACTGGTGGTGATAACCCCAGCCATGAGGGAAGGCTCGGGTCTTGTAGAGTTCAGCCAAAAGTTCCCGGACAGGTTCTTTGATGTGGGTATAGCAGAGCAGCATGCCTGCACCTTCGCCGCAGGCCTTGCTGCCCAGGGTCTAAAACCTGTGGCATGCTATTACTCTACCTTCCTACAGAGAGCTTACGACCAAGTAATACATGATGTAGCCCTTCAGAACCTTCACGTAGTGTTTGCCATAGACAGAGGTGGGCTTGTGGGAGACGACGGACCAACACATCATGGAGTGTTTGACCTTTCTTACCTTAGATGTATACCCAACATGGTGGTGTGCGCTCCCAAAGATGAACAGGAGCTTAGGGATCTTCTGTACACTGCTGTCATGCATCACTCAGGCCCAATAGCTGTAAGGTATCCAAGGGGACCCGCATACGGAGTTCCTACTGAAGGCTTTAAGGAGATACCCATAGGAAGCTGGGAAGAGCTTGTGGAAGGTCAGGACGTTGTAGTCCTGGCAGTAGGTTATCCAGTCTATCAAGCTCTTAAGGCTTCCGAGGACCTGTACAAGCTCGGTATAAAGGTGGGTGTTATCAACGCGCGTTTTGTTAAACCTATGGACGAAAGGCTTTTGGATAGTCTGGCAGGCAGGTACGACCTTTTCATAACCGTTGAGGACAACACGGTGGTGGGTGGCTTTGGTTCAGGAGTGCTTGAGTACTTTGCCAGGAAGGGTATACAGAAGAGAGTTATAACCTTAGGAGTGCCAGATAGGTTTATAGAACATGGAAATCAAAACCTTCTCAGAAGTTTAGTAGGTATAGATGCGGAAGGTATAAAGAAGGTTATCCTAGAAGCCGTTAAGAGTAAAGCTTGATAAGGTTGGCTGGGGTGCCTGGATTCGAACCAGGAGCCCCCGGATCCAAAGTCCGGTGCTCTGCCAGTTGAGCTACACCCCAGGCCAACTCTTTACTTCAAACACCTGCCAACCTCTCAGTTGGCATCCCTTCATGACTTCTTCAGTGGCCCTTCCCACGTAGAACACGCAGGAACCAGAGCCACTCACCATAGGCCTTAAACCCAAACTTTCCAAAAATCTAAAGCACTCACCCACTACTGGGAAGGCTTCACATGCTAACCTTCCCAGTTCGTTGGACAGCAAGCTAAAATCTCCTTCCCTTAGTCTATTTAATATTTTATCGACATCCACATGGCTTGTCAAGTTCTCTTCCCTTACTAGGGAGTATACCTTTGCCGTAAATACAGGTTGGTTTGGATAAACAACCGTAAAGGTAAAGGGTGGAAGATCCACCGGCATTATCTTCTCTCCTCTTCCGCTACTTACGGCACTACCACCCTTTATGAAGAAGGGTGCATCCGAGGAAACCTTAGAGGCTATTTCCATCAAGGCACCTTCGTCCAGAGGCTCTCCTAGAAGCCTGTTTACCTCCCTGAGGACCGTTCCCACGTTGGAAGATCCGCCACCCAGCCCACTACCCACGGGTATGCGCTTGTTTATGTGAACCTTCAACTCTATAGGTTTTCCCAACAGTCTTTCAAGATGAAGCAAGGCTTTGTAGACCAAGTTTTCCTCTTGTGGTATACCTATGTTCGTGCTCACAGAGAGGGGACCTTCCTCTATGTATATCTCGTCAAAGAGGTCAACAGTCTGCATTATGGTCAGTATCTCGTGATAGCCATCGTCTCGCTTCCCCAGTATCCAAAGTCCGAGGTTTACCTTAGCAGGAGACAAAAAGATCATGTTTTATTATTTTACCAATGTCCAAACTATTAGACAGATACATTCTGAAAAACTACCTGCTTGTGCTTGTTCTTGTAAATCTAGTGCTTGTAAGTATAACTGTGGCTTACTCTTTTGCCGAGGTTTCTGTAGGATTTAAGGAAAAGTCTTTGAAGATCTTTTTTATGTACTCTTTGAACCTAGTGCCCCTAGCCTTTCTTTACCTACTTCCCATAAGCTCAAGTTTTGCTTTGGTTGTAGTCTTTAGGAGGCTGATGCTGAAAAACATAGACAGATTAGTTCAGAGCTTTGGTATATCTCCACTTAGGATGTCTGCAAGTATTTTACTTTTGTCTTTAGCTATAGGAGGCATAAACCTCCTTCTCAGTGATAGCTTCTATCCAAAGAGGAAGGAACTTCTTTACACGCTTGAAAAATCGTACAAGAAAAGTCAAGAAACTTACATTGGTATCCTCAAAGACTTTTGGTTCACTATAGAGAAAGACGGAATAACCTTTGTAAATCTGGGATACGCTGACCTCAAAAAGGGGTATGTGGCCAACTATCTGTCCTTT
The DNA window shown above is from Thermocrinis minervae and carries:
- the dxs gene encoding 1-deoxy-D-xylulose-5-phosphate synthase gives rise to the protein MLERYEILKNYLGPIDLRHMSYQELEKLAEEVRDYILEVTAKNGGHVAPSLGVVELTIALLRIFDPPKDVIVWDIGHQAYPWKILTDRKEKFSTLRQYGGISGFLRREESLYDAFGAGHSSTSISAALGFRKAMDLLGQDGYVVAVIGDGAMTAGMAYEALNNAGHLRPNRFIVILNDNEMSISPNVGAISTYLSRIISGEFVQHARQKVKKLLEHIKPADRIAKLTEEFLKGLISPGVIFEELGFNYIGPINGHDLRALEQTLKNVKHIEGPVLLHVYTKKGKGYKPAENDPVTWHGVAPYKRESGEFIKKPSPPTWTSVFSKAIVELAQMEPRLVVITPAMREGSGLVEFSQKFPDRFFDVGIAEQHACTFAAGLAAQGLKPVACYYSTFLQRAYDQVIHDVALQNLHVVFAIDRGGLVGDDGPTHHGVFDLSYLRCIPNMVVCAPKDEQELRDLLYTAVMHHSGPIAVRYPRGPAYGVPTEGFKEIPIGSWEELVEGQDVVVLAVGYPVYQALKASEDLYKLGIKVGVINARFVKPMDERLLDSLAGRYDLFITVEDNTVVGGFGSGVLEYFARKGIQKRVITLGVPDRFIEHGNQNLLRSLVGIDAEGIKKVILEAVKSKA
- the ispE gene encoding 4-(cytidine 5'-diphospho)-2-C-methyl-D-erythritol kinase — translated: MIFLSPAKVNLGLWILGKRDDGYHEILTIMQTVDLFDEIYIEEGPLSVSTNIGIPQEENLVYKALLHLERLLGKPIELKVHINKRIPVGSGLGGGSSNVGTVLREVNRLLGEPLDEGALMEIASKVSSDAPFFIKGGSAVSSGRGEKIMPVDLPPFTFTVVYPNQPVFTAKVYSLVREENLTSHVDVDKILNRLREGDFSLLSNELGRLACEAFPVVGECFRFLESLGLRPMVSGSGSCVFYVGRATEEVMKGCQLRGWQVFEVKSWPGV
- a CDS encoding LptF/LptG family permease gives rise to the protein MSKLLDRYILKNYLLVLVLVNLVLVSITVAYSFAEVSVGFKEKSLKIFFMYSLNLVPLAFLYLLPISSSFALVVVFRRLMLKNIDRLVQSFGISPLRMSASILLLSLAIGGINLLLSDSFYPKRKELLYTLEKSYKKSQETYIGILKDFWFTIEKDGITFVNLGYADLKKGYVANYLSFRIDKGSFVQVVKAKEGHWEGNRVRLSHVSFWDGKEVKRLDEYQETVIDIREAKPYSRKLDFMSFGDILILYKLSRTLGMNTQLYLYEFLKRLFTAFSTMLVIPVVIYQFLRKRSVSLGLFLAVGYSLLVWLAMGLLGSFAYAPLLLLLMTAYSLKALYNLGKGIRV